The sequence GCATCAGGACCACGACGAAGAGAACCGTAAAAATGACGCCGACGACGATGTACGCCGTGGCCGATCCGCTGCGGAAATCGCGCTCGCGGTTGGCCGTGCTCTGCACGCCGAACGCGGCCGCCAGTACGCTCGCGATCACCTGGGCCAAGGTGGGTTTGGAACGCTGTGGCTCGGGCATGGGATAGGTCTTAAGTTTTAGGTGTCTTCAAACGGTAGAGCTTGATGCCGACTGCCACGCCGATCACCAAGATCACCGTGAACAGCGCGCGCCAACTGGCGCTGCCGCTATAAATCATTTCCTCCTCCACATTGCCCCAGATATTGCCTTCTGCGCCCTCGCCACCCCCCATGGTCAGGAGGTAGTTCCAGATGAAGTTCAAGGGAATGATGCTGGCGATGCTCAATCCCAGGG is a genomic window of Candidatus Methylocalor cossyra containing:
- a CDS encoding DUF2970 domain-containing protein, whose protein sequence is MPEPQRSKPTLAQVIASVLAAAFGVQSTANRERDFRSGSATAYIVVGVIFTVLFVVVLMLVVHWAIRAAGS
- a CDS encoding DUF1616 domain-containing protein encodes the protein MWAGVGIFSLVVIVALSLFSSTGLVFKDLFGLVVVLILPGYTIVKLFFDQLEISENLTKNPTINRAVDKLIVSLGLSIASIIPLNFIWNYLLTMGGGEGAEGNIWGNVEEEMIYSGSASWRALFTVILVIGVAVGIKLYRLKTPKT